From a region of the Salinispira pacifica genome:
- a CDS encoding class I SAM-dependent methyltransferase yields the protein MKFSPVLYNSFMRPLEHAGLRNYRKEIISRARGRVLEIGAGTGNNRPYYNMNALSELLFTDYEPLQLMEECCAADHADVQSLHYPDNSFDTVVATLVFCSVPDVSRGLAEIRRVLKPGGRYLFIEHVASCSPGIRRFQTIFTPLWRKIAENCHLDRDTLALIRNGGFQIDSLKTSAACMLIGGCAYSPDDASSTSISEAEGES from the coding sequence ATGAAGTTTTCGCCCGTTTTATACAACAGCTTTATGAGACCTCTGGAACATGCCGGGTTGAGGAATTACCGGAAAGAAATCATCTCCCGTGCCCGGGGCCGGGTTCTGGAGATCGGGGCGGGTACCGGGAATAACCGGCCCTATTACAATATGAATGCTCTCAGCGAACTGCTGTTCACCGACTATGAACCGCTGCAGCTCATGGAAGAGTGCTGTGCTGCTGATCACGCCGATGTGCAGTCACTCCATTATCCGGATAACAGCTTCGATACCGTCGTCGCCACTCTGGTATTCTGTTCCGTGCCGGATGTTTCCCGGGGACTGGCGGAGATCCGCCGGGTGCTGAAACCCGGCGGCAGATATCTGTTCATAGAACACGTGGCCTCATGCAGCCCGGGAATCCGGCGTTTTCAGACCATCTTCACTCCCCTGTGGAGGAAAATCGCCGAAAACTGCCATCTGGACCGGGACACACTTGCCCTCATTCGCAATGGCGGTTTTCAGATTGATTCTCTCAAAACCTCGGCGGCTTGCATGCTCATCGGAGGATGCGCCTACTCTCCCGACGATGCCAGTTCAACCTCAATCTCCGAAGCGGAAGGGGAAAGCTGA